A window of the Paenibacillus woosongensis genome harbors these coding sequences:
- the rsmH gene encoding 16S rRNA (cytosine(1402)-N(4))-methyltransferase RsmH, with product MFHHITVLKEEATEGLRIKPNGIYVDCTLGGGGHSSVILSKLGAEGRLIAFDQDDWAHENAKAKLSSYGEQLTLVRSNFRYLQEKLSELDWVPKKDGVPQVDGFLFDLGVSSPQFDEGERGFSYNADAPLDMRMDQTAGLTAREIVNEWPESEIARILYQYGEEKFSRRIARVITERRAEHPIETTGQLVELIKEGIPAAARRTGGHPAKRSFQALRIAVNDELGAFEDGLHAAIRCAAPGGRVSVITFHSLEDRICKQIFAKFVERCTCPPDFPMCVCGGKGELKLINRKPMVPSEEELADNPRARSAKLRVAEKL from the coding sequence TTGTTTCATCACATCACAGTGCTTAAGGAAGAAGCGACAGAGGGGCTGCGCATCAAGCCGAATGGTATTTATGTAGATTGTACCTTGGGAGGCGGAGGGCACAGCTCGGTAATTCTGTCCAAGCTTGGAGCGGAAGGACGGCTGATCGCCTTTGACCAGGATGATTGGGCGCATGAGAATGCCAAAGCCAAATTATCCTCTTATGGAGAGCAGCTAACCTTGGTGCGAAGCAATTTTCGATATTTGCAGGAAAAGCTGTCGGAGCTCGACTGGGTTCCTAAGAAGGACGGCGTGCCTCAGGTTGACGGTTTTTTGTTCGATCTGGGCGTATCATCACCTCAATTCGATGAGGGCGAGCGGGGCTTCAGCTACAATGCGGACGCCCCGCTGGACATGAGAATGGATCAGACGGCCGGCCTGACCGCAAGAGAAATCGTGAATGAATGGCCGGAGAGCGAAATCGCGCGTATTTTATATCAGTATGGTGAAGAGAAATTTTCTAGACGAATTGCCAGAGTCATCACCGAGAGGCGTGCCGAGCATCCGATCGAGACGACCGGTCAGCTGGTTGAACTCATCAAAGAAGGGATTCCAGCCGCTGCGCGCCGTACTGGCGGACATCCGGCCAAACGAAGTTTCCAGGCATTGCGGATCGCGGTTAACGATGAATTGGGCGCCTTCGAGGACGGATTGCATGCTGCAATTCGTTGCGCAGCGCCGGGCGGCAGAGTGTCGGTCATCACATTTCATTCGCTGGAAGACCGGATTTGCAAGCAAATTTTCGCAAAATTTGTCGAGAGGTGTACTTGCCCTCCGGATTTCCCGATGTGTGTTTGCGGAGGGAAGGGTGAACTCAAACTGATTAACCGGAAGCCGATGGTTCCTTCCGAGGAGGAATTGGCCGATAATCCCCGTGCGCGTTCAGCTAAATTGCGCGTAGCGGAGAAATTGTAA
- the mraZ gene encoding division/cell wall cluster transcriptional repressor MraZ, whose amino-acid sequence MFMGEFQHSIDDKGRIIIPAKFRDLLGASFVVTRGLDQCLFVYPMQEWEVLEQKLKALPLMKSDARAFTRFFFSGATECEWDKQGRVNLPANLRQYAKLEKDCVVLGVSNRVEIWSRDTWEQYFQQSEDTFNDIAEKLVDFNFDL is encoded by the coding sequence ATGTTTATGGGGGAGTTCCAACATAGCATTGATGACAAAGGCCGGATAATTATACCGGCTAAATTTCGTGATCTCCTCGGGGCCTCTTTCGTAGTGACCCGCGGTTTGGACCAATGCCTTTTTGTGTATCCGATGCAGGAATGGGAAGTGCTGGAGCAGAAGCTGAAGGCCCTCCCTTTAATGAAGTCTGATGCTCGTGCGTTCACCCGCTTTTTTTTCTCGGGAGCGACAGAATGCGAGTGGGACAAACAGGGAAGGGTAAATTTACCGGCAAATTTGCGGCAGTACGCTAAGCTTGAGAAGGATTGCGTTGTACTTGGCGTGTCGAATCGGGTTGAAATTTGGAGCCGTGACACCTGGGAGCAATACTTCCAGCAATCGGAGGACACGTTCAATGACATTGCGGAGAAACTGGTTGATTTTAATTTTGATTTGTAG